The Natrinema sp. DC36 genome includes the window CGGCCATGGCCGGCTACGATGTCACGATGCGGGACATCAAAGACGAGTTCGTCGAGGACGGCTACGAGTCGGTCAAGTGGAGCCTCGAGAAACTCGAGGAGAAGGAACTCATCGACGAGTCGGCCGACGAGGTCCTCTCGCGGATCGACATCACGACGGACCTCGAGGAGGCCGTCAGCGACGCCGACCTCGTGATCGAGGCCGCACCCGAGGACCTCGACCTGAAACACGACATCTTCACCGACTTAGAGGAGTACACCAGCGAGGACACGCTGCTGGCGACGAACACCTCGAGCCTGCCGATCTCGGACATCGCGGAGGCCGTCGACACGCCCGAGCGCGTGCTCGGCCTGCACTTCTTCAACCCGCCGGTGAAGATGGACCTCGTCGAGGTCATCTACGGCGAGGACACCAGCGACGAGGCCGCCGAAGCGGGCTACGAGTGGGTCGAGTCCATCGGCAAGACGCCGATCTACGTCCGCAAGGACGTCCGCGGCTTTGTCGTCAACACGATCGTCGGGCCGTTCGGCGACGAGTCCTCCTGGATGGTCTCGGAGGGCGAGGCCACGATCCGCGAGGTCGACGCGACGATGGTCCACGAACGGGGATACCCGATGGGGCCGTTCGAACTGGCCGACCTGAGCGGGATCGACATCGGCTACCACGTCCGCAAGGAAGCCGGTCAGCCGGTCCCGCCGATCATCGAGGAGAAAGTCGAAAACGACGAACTCGGCCAGAAGACCGGGAAGGGGTTCTACGATTACGAGGACGGCGACGGCGCGGACTACGAACCCGAAGATGCGGGCGACTTCGACTGGCTGCGCGTCGAAGCGCGCATGATCAACGCCGCCGCCTCCCTGGTCGGCGACGGCGTCGCCAAACCCGAGGAGGTCGACACCGGCGTCCAGCTCGGGCTGGGCTTCCCCGAGGGCATCTGCCGCCGCGCCGACAAGCTCGGCCTCGATACGGTCCTCGAGAAACTCGAGACCCTCCACGAAGAGACGGGCTCCGACCGCTTCGAGCCCCATCCCTACCTCGAGCAACTCGTCGAAGACGGCAAGACCGGCGAGGAAGCCGGTGCCGGCTTCTACGACTACGGCGACGACGAACTCGGACCCTTCCACGACCTGAACTACGAACTCGAGGACGGCGTTCTCTCCGTCGAACTCGACCGCCCGTCACGGATGAACGCGCTCTCGACGGACCTGCTCAACGAGATCGACGAGCTGTTCTCCTCGGTCGACACCGACGAGGTCCGATGTGCGACGATCGAGGGCGCGGGCGATCAGGCGTTCTGTGCCGGCGCGGACATCTCCGGCTTCAGCGACGCGAACCCGACCGACCTGATGGACGTGACGCCCGCCTTCGAGACGGTCAACGACTTCGAACGACCCGTCCTCGCGAAGATCGACGGCTTCTGTCTCGGCGGCGGCCTCGAGCTCGCGCTGGCCTGTGACCTGCGCGTCGCGACCGACCGCTCTTCCTTCGGTGCACCGGAGATCAACCTCGGCCTGATCCCCGGCGGCGGCGGCACGCAGCGGCTCACCCGCATTCTCGGCGAGACCCGCGCGAAAGAACTGGTCTTCCAAGGCAACCACATCGACGCCGACCGCGCCGAAGAATGGGGGCTCATCAACCGTTCAGTCGAGCGCGACGAGTTCGACGACACCGTCGAGGAGTTCGTCTCCGACCTCGCCGGCGGTCCGCCGATCGCCCTCAAGATCGCCAAGAAGGTCATGAACGAGGGCGAGGACGCGAGCATGGAAGCCGCCATCGCCATGGAGAGCCAGGGCTTCGGCCTGCTTTCCAGCACCGAGGACGTCCTCGAGGGCACCGCGGCGTTCGCCGAGGACCGCGAGCCCGAGTTCGAGGGCAAGTGAGATGACCGACGGGCCGTCGGACGCGTCGGGCTGGCCGGAGTGGGCGACGTTCGTCCAGCGACACGGCTACCTGTCGTGGCTCGACATCGAGGTCGAGTCCCTCGCGGACGGACGGGCGGTCCTCGCCATCGAACGGAACGAAGACTTCGAGAACCCCATCGGCGCCGACGGCCACGATCCGGTCCACGGCGGTATCGTCGCGACGTTGATCGACACCGCGAGCGCGTTCGCGCTCCGCACCACGTTCGAGAACCCGAGCGAGGCCTTTCTGACGACGACCGATCTCAGCGTCTCGTATCTTCGGCCGGCGACCGGCGACCTGCGAGCCGAAGCCGAAGTGCTCCGGGCCGGCGGCTCGACCGGCGTCACCGACGTCACCGTCGAGGGAGCGGACGGCGAGGCCGCTGTCGGTCGGACGACCTACCGGCTATTTCGGGACTAGCGGTCCCCCTCTCTTATACGAACTCCTGCCAGTCGGTGTCGGCGAACCCGCAGGACGGTCGCAGTTGTGTCGGGCGTGACAGCAATCCATCTCAAACGAGCCCGAACGGGACAGTCACCGCTCGTTGCGTTCGTCTCGGAGATCCTCGTAGATCCGCGGGTCGGTCTGGAACTTGAGGACGTTGTGAACCGCCGAGTTGCGGATGTTCGCGATGACGTCGCCGTATTCGGTGTAGCACTCGTGGATCCACTGGGAGACCTCCTGGCGGTCGCGGAACATCATCACGGTCTTCCACTGGTACTCCCCGTCCGAGAGGAAGAAGAACAGGGTGTGTTTGTCGGCCTTGACGTACTCCATAGCGTCGCGCCAGCTATCGGCGAAGTTCTCGGGATTGAACTTGAACTCGAACAGCGCGAAGATGTAGTACTCCTCGTTGGGAATGATCGCCTCGCGGAAGACACCCTCGTCGCGCATCCGTCGGATCGACTCACTGACGGTGACGTGGGAGACGTCGATGTCGTACTCCTCCTCGAGCACCTGCGTGAGTTCCCGAGAGGACAACTGTGGATCGTCCGAGAGTTCACAGAGGATCGCGATGTCGCGATCTTTGAAATCCCAGGTTGGTTGGTCACCACTCATACGTGCGTGAGTGTCGTAGCTGACATACTGTTACACTTCCGTTCCAGAGAGGAACTCGCGGAGGCGGTCGGCGTAGGCGTCGGATCGGTCCTCGGGCACCCAGTGATAGGCGTCAGACAGCGGCGCGAGGTCCGAATTCGCGATATCTTCGGCCAGTCGCTCGGCGTAGGCGTAGGGCTGCATCACGTCGTCTTCGCCCCACAGCAGTAACGTCTCCGCGGTGATCGCCTCGTAGTCGATCTCGGTCGTGTGGTTGGTGTTCGTCGCGACGGCGTCGCGGACCAGCGAGACGTGGCCCTCGTCGGTCAGCCACGGCGCTTTCATGCCGTCGACGAACTCGGGATCGGCCTCACCGTAGGCCCCTTCGACGAACGCCGAATCGAGGCGCCCCTCGAGTTCCTCGCGCTCGAGATCGGCCGTTGACGGAAGGCCCAGATTCGAGACAAACTCGACCGGCCAGGAATCGTAACAGACCGCGTTCGAGAGAACGAGCCGGTCGACCACGTCGGGATTGTGCGCCGCAAAGCGCAGGGCAACCCCGCCGCCGATGTCGTGGGCGACGAGCGCGATTCGATCGACGTCGAGGTCCGCGAGGAGGGCCTCGAGCATCTCTTCTTGTGCGCGAATCGAGCGGTCGAAGTCGTCGCTCATCGCGGAGTTGCCGTAGCCGACCATGTCGAGTGCGATCGTGCGTCGATCCTCGGCGACCGCCGGAACGATATCGCGCCAGAGGAACGACCAGGTCGGAATGCCGTGGACGAAGACGACCGGCGGTCCCTCGCTCTCGTCGGGACCGGCGTCGTGGTACGCCACCTCGAGATCCCGGCCATCGACCGAGATCGTCGTCGTCGACTGCTCGTCGCTCCAGGTCTCGTGATCGACCATCTATCGTCCCCCGTTCTGACGGCCGTCCGGTAGCGGACGGTTCACGTCGTTGGATTCGCGATACGGATCGTCGGTCCCTGCGTGTGGAATTGTCTGGCGCGTCATCGGTGATACACCACCATTTCAGTTTCCAACACAAAGTCTGTTTGGGAGAGACCTACCGTTGGTAATGCAGTCTCCGTTACTCGCTCTCCGGCCCCGTCGACAGCCCCGCCAACGACTCCTCGCCGATCTCCGCGAGAACGCGATCGTGAAACGACTGGAGCGCGGCGCTCTCGTCCTCGGCGAGGACGACGTCGCTGGCCGAGAGCGTCGCGAGACCGAACGCCCGCGGCGTCGGTGAATCGAGAAGCTGCCGGGAAACCGCGAGCTCGCCCGCGTCGATCGCGTCGACGATGCCCTCGATCTCGGCGACGTTCAGCTTGTCCTCGAGGATCTCGCGGTAGGTCTCCTCGATCACGGCGAAGTTCTCGAGTTCCTCGGCGAACCCCAGCAGCATCTCGCTCGAGACCTGCTGTTCGCTCGCGGACTTCTCGTAGCCCTTGTAGCGCTTGAGGATCATCAGCGATCGGGTCGCGTTGATCCGGAAGTACCGCTGGAGGAGGTCGGTTCCCGACAGTGACGCCCGGAGATCCGCACGGACGTCGTCGGGCTCGAGGTCGTCGATGACGCCCTCGATGTCGACTTTTCGGTTGAGCGGCATCGAGAGGACGAAGCCGTTGTCCGCGACCGCCACGCGGACGTTGGCCGTCGCCTCCTGCGCACAGCGGTACGCGAACAGGCGCGAGAGCCCGTCGTTGACCTTGCGGCCGTAATTCGAGTGGACGTAGTAGTGGCGTTCGTACTCCTCGCGGTCCCGGACGACCTCGATCGCGAGCCGGTCGGGCGTGCTGACGCTCGCCGCGCCGGCGTACCGGCACTGGTACTCGAACAGGCGGGCGATCGCGCGGACGCTGTCGTCGTCCAGCGGGAACTCCCGGAGCCACGCGCGGACCCGCGGGGGGCCGCCGTCCTCGTAGTGTGCGAGGAGTTCGCCCTGAAAGTCGAGGATCTCACAGCCCAGGTCGTAGGAAAGCGGCAGCCGCTCGGAGTACCACGAGGGGACGGTCGGCCGGGCGCTCGTGCGGTCGACGTAGACCTTGGAACCGCGCCGATAGCTGTACTCGAAGTGATCGCCACCGAGGACGAAGACGTCGCCTTTCTCGAGGGTGTCGAGGTAGGACTCGTCCAGCTGGCCGACCCACTCGTCGCCCGCGCGCGTCTTGACATCGCAGGTGAAGGAATCCGGAATCGTCCCGATGTTGGTCATGTAGATGACCCGCGCGAGGCGGCCGCGCTTGCCGATCAACCGCTCGCCGACCGGGTACTCCTCGTAGTGGTGTTCGCCGTCGGGCGGGTCGTTTTCGTCGCGCCAGACCTTCGCGTAGACGTTACGATCCTCGAGGCCGGCGTATTCCGCCGTCAGGTATCGCATGAGGGACTCGTACTCGGCTTCGGAGTAGTTGCGGTAGGGATACGCGCGCCGGAGGATCGCTTTCAGTTCGGACTCGGGTCTGATTTCGGCGATCGCCATCCCGTAGACGTGCTGGGCGGCCACGTCCTGGGCGTTCTCGGGGATCGACACGGAGTCGACGAACCCCTCCGCGGCCGTTTTGAGCATGACCGCACACTCGATGAGTTCGTCCCGGTCGAGGGCGATCACTCGGCCGGTGACGGTCTGGCCGACGCGGTGGCCCGCCCGCCCGACCCGCTGGAGCAAGGCGGCGACGGACTTGGGCGAGCCGACCTGCACGACTAGATCGACGTGGGGCATGTCGATCCCCAGCTCGAGGCTCGTCGAGGAGGTGACCACGTCGAGGTCGCCGTCTTTCAGCCGACCCTCGATGTCCTGTCGGACCTCCTTCGAGAGGCTCCCGTGGTGACAGCCCGAGTTCTCCTCGTCGTAGGCGTCGAATCGCTCCCGGAGGTTGTGGAGGACACGTTCCGCGCCCGAGCGCGTGTTGGTGAAAACGAGTGTGTTCGTGTGTCCCTGAACGTGGTCGTGGAGCATCCGATAGAATCGCTCCTGGACGACCTCGCGGGGCGTGTTGATCAGGTCGTCCGTCGGGCACTCGAGCTGGAGATCGAACTCGCGGGCGAAGCGGGCGTCGACGATCTCGTAGTCGCGGGGCTCGCGGGTCGCTTCGGTCTCCGTCTCCGTGCCAGTCTCCCGCTTACGTCCGGGGCGTTCACTCTCACTCTCGTTCGAATCGTCGGGGCGGTCACTTCGATCGGGCCCCTCACCGCTCGCGTGGTCCGCGGGCGGTGCGGTCGGGCTGCGAAAATCGCCGTCCGAATCCCGATCGCGTCCCGACTCGTCGCCGCCGGATTCCTCGCAGCCGACCAGAAACTCCGCCACGCGATCCAGCGGCTCGATCGTCGCGGAACAGCCGATCCTGGTGATGTCGCCCGCGGCCATCGCCTCGAGTCGCTCGAGGCTCACCGAGAGGTGCGTCCCTCGCTTGCCCGCCGCCAGCGAGTGGATCTCGTCGACGATGACGTACTCGACGGTACGGAGCTTCTCGCGGAACTTGGGCGAATTGAGGAGGATCGCGAGCGTCTCGGGAGTCGTGTTGAGAATGTGGGGCGTCTCCGCGAGCATCTTCTGGCGGTCGCTCGAGGAGGTGTCGCCGTGGCGAATGGCGTGGCGGATCTCGCCCATCGACTCGTCGCCGTCGCGCTCGGCGACGATCTCCTCGATTCCCTCGAGGGGAACCTCGAGATTGCGGTGAATGTCGTTCGCGAGGGACTTGAGCGGGGAGACGTAGAGGCAGTAGACCGAGTTTTTGAGCCCGTCCCTCTTCTCGCGCTTGAACAGTTCGTTGATGATCGCACAGAAGCTGGCCTGGGTCTTGCCGCTGCCAGTCGGCGCACAGACTAAGGTGTTCGTCCCGTCGTGAATCTTCGGGATCGCGCCCCGCTGTGGCGGGGTGAAGAAGCCGTCGTTCTCGGGAACGAACTCGCCGAACTCCGCGAGCCACCACTCCTGGACCGCCGGCTCGAGGAGGTCGAAGACGTCGCCGTCCTC containing:
- a CDS encoding 3-hydroxyacyl-CoA dehydrogenase NAD-binding domain-containing protein — protein: MSLDSIDRVAVLGAGNMGHGITEVTAMAGYDVTMRDIKDEFVEDGYESVKWSLEKLEEKELIDESADEVLSRIDITTDLEEAVSDADLVIEAAPEDLDLKHDIFTDLEEYTSEDTLLATNTSSLPISDIAEAVDTPERVLGLHFFNPPVKMDLVEVIYGEDTSDEAAEAGYEWVESIGKTPIYVRKDVRGFVVNTIVGPFGDESSWMVSEGEATIREVDATMVHERGYPMGPFELADLSGIDIGYHVRKEAGQPVPPIIEEKVENDELGQKTGKGFYDYEDGDGADYEPEDAGDFDWLRVEARMINAAASLVGDGVAKPEEVDTGVQLGLGFPEGICRRADKLGLDTVLEKLETLHEETGSDRFEPHPYLEQLVEDGKTGEEAGAGFYDYGDDELGPFHDLNYELEDGVLSVELDRPSRMNALSTDLLNEIDELFSSVDTDEVRCATIEGAGDQAFCAGADISGFSDANPTDLMDVTPAFETVNDFERPVLAKIDGFCLGGGLELALACDLRVATDRSSFGAPEINLGLIPGGGGTQRLTRILGETRAKELVFQGNHIDADRAEEWGLINRSVERDEFDDTVEEFVSDLAGGPPIALKIAKKVMNEGEDASMEAAIAMESQGFGLLSSTEDVLEGTAAFAEDREPEFEGK
- a CDS encoding PaaI family thioesterase — its product is MTDGPSDASGWPEWATFVQRHGYLSWLDIEVESLADGRAVLAIERNEDFENPIGADGHDPVHGGIVATLIDTASAFALRTTFENPSEAFLTTTDLSVSYLRPATGDLRAEAEVLRAGGSTGVTDVTVEGADGEAAVGRTTYRLFRD
- a CDS encoding winged helix-turn-helix domain-containing protein, with protein sequence MSGDQPTWDFKDRDIAILCELSDDPQLSSRELTQVLEEEYDIDVSHVTVSESIRRMRDEGVFREAIIPNEEYYIFALFEFKFNPENFADSWRDAMEYVKADKHTLFFFLSDGEYQWKTVMMFRDRQEVSQWIHECYTEYGDVIANIRNSAVHNVLKFQTDPRIYEDLRDERNER
- a CDS encoding alpha/beta hydrolase, with translation MVDHETWSDEQSTTTISVDGRDLEVAYHDAGPDESEGPPVVFVHGIPTWSFLWRDIVPAVAEDRRTIALDMVGYGNSAMSDDFDRSIRAQEEMLEALLADLDVDRIALVAHDIGGGVALRFAAHNPDVVDRLVLSNAVCYDSWPVEFVSNLGLPSTADLEREELEGRLDSAFVEGAYGEADPEFVDGMKAPWLTDEGHVSLVRDAVATNTNHTTEIDYEAITAETLLLWGEDDVMQPYAYAERLAEDIANSDLAPLSDAYHWVPEDRSDAYADRLREFLSGTEV
- a CDS encoding ATP-dependent helicase, giving the protein MDGNERLELPVADDALPFDPAAVTIEDGDVFDLLEPAVQEWWLAEFGEFVPENDGFFTPPQRGAIPKIHDGTNTLVCAPTGSGKTQASFCAIINELFKREKRDGLKNSVYCLYVSPLKSLANDIHRNLEVPLEGIEEIVAERDGDESMGEIRHAIRHGDTSSSDRQKMLAETPHILNTTPETLAILLNSPKFREKLRTVEYVIVDEIHSLAAGKRGTHLSVSLERLEAMAAGDITRIGCSATIEPLDRVAEFLVGCEESGGDESGRDRDSDGDFRSPTAPPADHASGEGPDRSDRPDDSNESESERPGRKRETGTETETEATREPRDYEIVDARFAREFDLQLECPTDDLINTPREVVQERFYRMLHDHVQGHTNTLVFTNTRSGAERVLHNLRERFDAYDEENSGCHHGSLSKEVRQDIEGRLKDGDLDVVTSSTSLELGIDMPHVDLVVQVGSPKSVAALLQRVGRAGHRVGQTVTGRVIALDRDELIECAVMLKTAAEGFVDSVSIPENAQDVAAQHVYGMAIAEIRPESELKAILRRAYPYRNYSEAEYESLMRYLTAEYAGLEDRNVYAKVWRDENDPPDGEHHYEEYPVGERLIGKRGRLARVIYMTNIGTIPDSFTCDVKTRAGDEWVGQLDESYLDTLEKGDVFVLGGDHFEYSYRRGSKVYVDRTSARPTVPSWYSERLPLSYDLGCEILDFQGELLAHYEDGGPPRVRAWLREFPLDDDSVRAIARLFEYQCRYAGAASVSTPDRLAIEVVRDREEYERHYYVHSNYGRKVNDGLSRLFAYRCAQEATANVRVAVADNGFVLSMPLNRKVDIEGVIDDLEPDDVRADLRASLSGTDLLQRYFRINATRSLMILKRYKGYEKSASEQQVSSEMLLGFAEELENFAVIEETYREILEDKLNVAEIEGIVDAIDAGELAVSRQLLDSPTPRAFGLATLSASDVVLAEDESAALQSFHDRVLAEIGEESLAGLSTGPESE